Genomic window (Pseudoliparis swirei isolate HS2019 ecotype Mariana Trench chromosome 23, NWPU_hadal_v1, whole genome shotgun sequence):
tgtaatgttaaataaatacattttaatggtGGCGATGTTGCTGTTCCCGTTCTTGCTGAGAGTCATACGAGGAGATCGATACCGCTCTCCTGGCTGTACGCTAACTGTCTAGCTGGAGCCAGCAGagagttagcttagcttagcataaagatggGAAATGGGGGGGAAAGCTAGCTAACGGCAACATCATTAGTTTACAAGCCTCTCTAAAGTTCATTAAAGCCCCTTTTCACATATGCAGTGCGACTGAACTGATGTCGTTACCCGGAGGAGCTCCCTCTCAAACAGACAACCTTCTGTAAAAATGGGAATtgtcatttgtgttttttttctggattatacaaataaaatgtaacccACATAATCCCTTGTGATCTTCAGAGGTGGTAATGAGCAGCTCGGCTTTTTTCTGCTGTTTCCATTCTTcatgctatgctaagctaagctagcccGCTGCAGGCACATGAAGCCGTGAGCGATCTTCTCACGTGACTCTCAGCTAGTGCACTTTCCAAAATGTTCCTTTACAACTCTGCCTTGAAGTGTAGTCTGCGTTATTCTGTTAAAAAAATGGTAttctatttgttgttgttgcagtgtTACCTTTATTTTGTTAGTTtaaaggagacagggaggaaagggaggaccTTTGGTCCACTGCCAGACTTCCACCGTGCAGGGACGTTTTCTTACCGACGTACACGTCTTAAAGCCAAAGGCAGCGAGGCCTTAAACTGTTATGTCATTAGTTTAACCTCAGTTTAAGGTTGGAGACAACTTATTTTTTGTAAACACTACAATTGGGGGATTTGCAAGAGACAGATATGGAAAAATACTGGAATTGAAGCCGTGCAGGTGAACATGTCTCGACTTTAAAGGCCCGAGGGCTCAAACTCCAAAAACACTGGAATCCAAAAGGTGTTTCTAACTGGGGACATGGAGGTTGTGTTACGAGGTTTAACAACATATGCTATTgggttgcattatgggaagtgtAGGATCTGtttattgtcttttctttttccaagtTAGACACTGAAAGTGTTAACCACAATTGGATAATGTGTTTCTCCCAAGGCCCTAAACCACTGGAGTATCTCTTTAATTGAATGATCAGCGGTGGTATTGTCGGACAGCCCCCGGTCCGCCGAGCTGCCCGTGGAAAGGCTGACCAACTTCATGGATGTACGCAGGGCCGGCGATTGCTAGAGGCGAACTAGGCGACTGCCTAGGGCGACACATGGGCTGGGGGCGCCCTCGAGTGTCGCCCGTAGACCTACTTCCCAAATCATAGTTAGAATAACaagcatattaaaacatgtttattaatcaTGATCATCCTAGAGCGCCCCTTCAGCCACACGTTTATTTGTTTTCCTAATTTCGAGCAGTTGCGTTAAGTTGTGTTATGTTAAATTAGTTACGTGATCACTCTATATTACTTTGGTTGGAAGGAATTtttggtggcgcagcgcacagaccgCGCGCCCTTGAGTGCAATCTCATTTTGCGTGAATGGGATCGAACCCAGGTCggtgcgatctttttatttttattttgtctaaaatgtatttcttcctccgtggctgtgatgcactgctcacttatacaaccgtaatcgccgaaatggatatgaacggtggcttgaagatctccagcaatatgtttgtgaatgtgtgacgaatctggtgcgcgagacagagccccgctgcagctgtcaagagaacacaacgcacgcgcagggaaaccagtaggttttaaaccagtaggggtgtaacaccaatagggtgtaacaccggcatgaCGACAATGGAAATCATGAATTACTTGAAGGAGAAGAAACAAAACTCAATCTTGCCGAGGGCAACCAAAGGGCTAGAACCGGCCCTGGATGTACGCGTGACACTTCAACTGGGAACGATGGAGTAGATATTAGACGAGGACATCCAAGATGTCttaagttaataataataatcatttattttatatagcacttctcaagacacccgaagtcgctttacagagtccagagtccagtagtcatacatacAGTCATACGCAGTTGTGTTTTAAAGAACATAGAATGGACATCACAGATGAAACACTGTTATATTGTAGTTAATACACCTGTGCACTGAATGGGTGTGTAGTGGTGGTCTCACAGCAGGTCCCCCCCTCAGGCCCAGTACTATGGGAGCATCAGCATCGGCACCCCTCCGCAGGACTTCACGGTGCTGTTCGACACCGGCTCCGCCAACCTCTGGGTGCCCTCCATCCACTGCTCCTTCTTCGACGCGGCCTGCTATGAGTGACTCGTCTGTGTCTGTCGACCACGACACAGCGGCAGTGACTGAAATAACTCTTCTTTTTATACCTTTTTTTAAGAGTTTGCTTTTTATGTCTGAAGTTAGTGTGAAATTCCCTGTGTCCTAAAAAATGGGGGCCAAGTAGTCGGCCGAGCGCCGCGTTCTGCGTCGCAGTTAAGCGCCGCTGAGATGTCCTCGTAGATGTGTTACTTTCTTTTGCAGCAATAAAAAGCATTgagtgctgctgttgttgttgttggtgtctcACGGCAGGACCTGGCTCGCCACGTAAATATCTCACATCTGCTCGGAATAAAGACGTTTCCATTCAATTCAATCcagtttattatatatagcccaaaattacgaatttgccttagaggcatccctgacctttgacctcacatcagagcaggaaaaactcccaagaaatataaagaagcctttcacagggaaaaaagtggagaacccttcaggagagcaacggaggaggatccctctcgaggatggacagaatcgatgtcatgtgaccagaggactcattacagagttacaacacattcagtgtgtgtgacagacaatATGGCGGCTGATGAGCAGGTATGGACGCTCCTTTAATATCCACCATCTCAACACGTGCAGCAGCTGGATGTTGGTCCCACTGAAGAGGGACGCATCATGTAGTCCGTCTGAGAAGCTGCTGTTGGGTTAGAGCTTCATCTCCCGATGTGGCAGGATTACATCATCTCTTTGCATGTTGACGTCTTGTGCCGTTTACTTTTGGGCGGAATGAATGCAACTTGAGTTTTGGGGTGGGGTTTAGTTTAATCCCCAACGCCTAGCGACATGTTATAACTGAACACGGACGGTGTCTCAGCTGTGGATGTTCTACCAAATCTGACTGAATAAAAGTGACGTGTCACATTTTAATAGATTTATTCACGCTGACATTCCCATCTTTCAGACTCAAtgtgtagaagaagaaaaacaagcaacTAAACCTACAGAATGTAACTTTTTACATTTAAtgaagtttacaaagtgctacGGGTTTCAACTCCACAGCTGaactaaaattaaaaacaaagctGGGAAAATACATAGCATGCAACAAAGAATATGGCTGGTAGGAACTAGGAACTCCCCGAAGTAAACGCAGCGATCTATTTGGGTTTCTGTTttgctataataataatattatatacagcCAATCTCTTCCCTTCAGCAGTGATTTGTCCCATAAACTTACTTTCCAAACTAAGACCTCCTGCGGCTTCACTTCAAATCATTACATCCAGAAACAAAAGCACTTGAGTCACGAGAAGCGATGCGTTACACGTTGGATTTACGCAAATAAATACTCTGCTCTTACTTTGGTTACAAatgtacaataaatacaaaaatagttACCGGTTtcttcatttttaatctgtggATGATTGTTTAACTGAACGACCCAGAACCCTCCGTAGTGCACACTATACACACTCCATATCACTGAATTTATGTTTGTCATTCTGAGGCTAAATGAGAAGAGAAAGCAACCACGTGGATCCATCTTGGAGACAAACTGACCCAGCATCAGAAACATCGGCCACCAAAGCTGCTTTTCCATAATCGAGGCTCCGAGTCCCTCGGGTCGTGACCTCAGAGGGTCAACCTGTAACCTATTAATAATTCACTTAGGCTGCAGCTTCCTGCTGGCCGTGACCTTCACCGTGACCTTCACCACGGCTGCTGCTGCCAAACACTTCCCGTCCCGGGGGTCAGGGCCTCGCTCACTGCTCCAGACGGACTGGACGCTTCGACGTGGATCGGGGGTTCAATGTGGATTCAAAGCGTGACCGGAGACACGGACACCCGGCTCCAGAGGCCGGGCAGCAAGAGCTGACCGCTGTTACCGTGGTTACAGCGGTGTGGCGTTGGCCTCATCAAACTGCAGAGACAGTTGGTGAAAAACTGAAGTGAGGATCTGACGTAAAATTTCAATTAAAGTGAAAAACCTGAAGCACTTTGAGAACGTCGAGACGTCTTTGAACAGTTACTGACATTTCAGTGCAAAACAACCCGTGATGgaggtcgtaaaaaaaaaatcttgttttCTTAAATTAGGTAAAGCGTATTGAACCCGTGCACCAAAGCAACACACGTGAGACTGACGAAGAACCCTCCTCTTCGTAAACAAAGAGCAGCTGTTTCAGACGGACAGTCACACGGGAACCGTTTCCGTGAGAAAACGTTGGAGCTGTTCGCGTTTCATGATCAAAGATTTGACGGTGGTACGTCTAGACCTTTGCATCACGGAACAAACGGACAACATACAGCTCATTGAAGATGACGTAGACAACACATGCAAGCCTCACAGATCCAATCAGCGTTTTGCAAAAGGTTCCTGGAGACATGGAACCACACATGTTGAACACAGCCGCTGCATCAATGAAGTTATTCAACGCGAACGCCGTCAGACCGCGAGCCGGATTTCATATATGTGTGGCAACAAAAAGGAGCACGATAAGACGGTTCACTCGTCTCTTTGGGCTGATCAACAATTTATTAGCTTTGTGGGGttggcatacacacacacacacaccgtcacactaTCCCGTGTGCTCAGAACAGAGTACACCACATGCGTTGGACTCGCCGGTCCTCCTGACCGCCTCCAAAGGAGCTCTAAGACGGTGCGGGGGAACATCGTGACATGAACCGACCGATGCAGCGTGccgtccctccatccctccgtccCAATCCATTACAACCCGACCGCATGTCTTAACTTCATGAATACAACGGCTTTGGTGAGCGCTCCAATGGGCCTTCACTTTCAAAAAGACTAAAATAGTATGGGCGTGATCGCCCCGCGTACGGCTTCTACGTCGAGGCTCACGCGGATCTCAAGACGAAGTGACCGCTCCGGCGTCTGTGtgcgtcacacattcacacatgtaAGACTGAAGAGACCAAGGATGAGGCCATGCTGTCGTTTATTACAGGAACCGTAATCTGGCTCGAGGTCACCACTGCCCACTAAACCGTGGCCGACGTGTCGCCGCCCCGCTGCCGCGTCGTGGCGTTCTCGGACGAGGGCGTCAGGGGCGGGGGGGCGGCTGGGCCGCCGCAGTTCTCAGCAGCTCTTCGGGTTCCGAGAGGGCGCAGTAGAGCGTGTACCCCAGCTCGTCCACCTCCTGTTCAGTCAGTTCACAGAACAAGTTAACCTTCGGGCTGAGGGCACACGGCAGCCTCCCCGCCTCGAGATGTCCCACCAGCGCTCGCTGCAGCTGCAGGAACCGGTCGGCCAGCGCCTCCTGGGTCCAGTCGCCCTCTTTTTCGCAAAGCAACAGGATGGCGTTGGTGAGCTGGCTGGCGTTGAGCCGGTTCAGGGCGGGGTTGAGCTTGCACACGGCCTTCGCCAGCTTCAGGCAGGCGCAGCGGCAGCCTCCGTCCTCCTGGTCCAGGGCCCTGAGTCGCGCCGTCTCGGGCACGCGGAAGCTCTGCCGCCACAGGTTTTCGTGGCGCTCCGCGGCGAGCCGGTGGGGCTTGGCGATCAGCGAGGTGCCGTCCTCCATCACGAGCAGCGGGAGGAAGTCCACGTACAGTCGCCGGTCCGTCTCGTACTGCACCTCCAGGGTCAGTGTTTCGGAGGGAACCACGGGACGGATGATGTAGTCGAGGACGGTCCCGATCGCCGGCCAGTTGATGGAGCCGGCCACGAGCTTGTCGAAGACCTCGAGGACTGATTTCGGGGAGAGGTAGCCTCCGACCATGCAGCGGTCCCAGTAGCTGCTGTTCCGTGGGAAATACTCCAAGTTCTCCCTGCGGATGAGCCAGAAACCTGGAACATTCATGATGGTGTCCTCCCCGGGGATGGACGACCACAGGTTCTTCTCCAAGATGAGAGGCACCATGAGCTGGGCGTGGTCCGCCGTCACCACCTAAAAGATGGAACGAGGCGATGAGGCGGAGAAAAGCGTGGCGGGCTGAAGACGTTCACAAACCAAATACTTTCTCAAAGTGACGCAACTATGAAAATGAACGGTGAGCAGAGTTCAAATGAAGACTGCTCTTACCTGCAGGTCGTCATACAGACTGCCACTCAGGTACATCTCTCTGAGAGGCATGTCGGGCAGCTTGGCACGGAGGAACACTCGGAGTTCGGCACAGATGTCCAGCGCTGCCCTCCTTGCCACAGCCTGCTCCTCAGAAGGGA
Coding sequences:
- the mief1 gene encoding mitochondrial dynamics protein MID51 isoform X2 encodes the protein MAGVNGDRKGKKDDNGIGTAIDFMLSNAKLVLGVGGAAMLGIATLAVKRMYDRAISAPTSPTKLEPTGKRSWEEPAWMGSSPRVLSRDMKSTVSRSLQTLPTSSHAFEPDCLRRAVGRAAVGGSGATQSDLQRARKRLSLQEHLWEFYQNNVNIPSEEQAVARRAALDICAELRVFLRAKLPDMPLREMYLSGSLYDDLQVVTADHAQLMVPLILEKNLWSSIPGEDTIMNVPGFWLIRRENLEYFPRNSSYWDRCMVGGYLSPKSVLEVFDKLVAGSINWPAIGTVLDYIIRPVVPSETLTLEVQYETDRRLYVDFLPLLVMEDGTSLIAKPHRLAAERHENLWRQSFRVPETARLRALDQEDGGCRCACLKLAKAVCKLNPALNRLNASQLTNAILLLCEKEGDWTQEALADRFLQLQRALVGHLEAGRLPCALSPKVNLFCELTEQEVDELGYTLYCALSEPEELLRTAAAQPPPRP
- the mief1 gene encoding mitochondrial dynamics protein MID51 isoform X1, producing the protein MAGVNGDRKGKKDDNGIGTAIDFMLSNAKLVLGVGGAAMLGIATLAVKRMYDRAISAPTSPTKLEPTGKRSWEEPAWMGSSPRVLSRDMKSTVSRSLQTLPTSSHAFEPDSLSGGFLLFLYHCLRRAVGRAAVGGSGATQSDLQRARKRLSLQEHLWEFYQNNVNIPSEEQAVARRAALDICAELRVFLRAKLPDMPLREMYLSGSLYDDLQVVTADHAQLMVPLILEKNLWSSIPGEDTIMNVPGFWLIRRENLEYFPRNSSYWDRCMVGGYLSPKSVLEVFDKLVAGSINWPAIGTVLDYIIRPVVPSETLTLEVQYETDRRLYVDFLPLLVMEDGTSLIAKPHRLAAERHENLWRQSFRVPETARLRALDQEDGGCRCACLKLAKAVCKLNPALNRLNASQLTNAILLLCEKEGDWTQEALADRFLQLQRALVGHLEAGRLPCALSPKVNLFCELTEQEVDELGYTLYCALSEPEELLRTAAAQPPPRP